CGGGTGAGACCAGCCCGGCCTGGCTGCCCACCGAACGGGTCGACCTCACCACGATCCTGCGTGCCTACACGATCGACGGCACCCGCGCCGCTGGAGAAGCCAAGCGCACCGGATCGCTCGAGGTCGGCAAGGCGGCGGATCTGATTGTGATCGACCGAAACCTCTATCGGATACCCGCGACCGAGATCCACCGCGCGCGCGTGCTGCTTACCTTGCTGGACGGACAGTCGGTCTACCGCGATCGGGCACTTCGGTAGCCGCACACCCAGGAATCATGGAGACCAGCGATTCATGACCATGCCGCGACGCGACATTCTGGCGGCTGCCGGGGCCGTATTCGTTACCGGCCTGACCACGCGAAGCGTTTCATTCCTTGCGGGAGGTACCATGTACGGTCTGATTGGAAAAATGAGCGCTGTCCCGGGTCAGCGTGACGCCTTGGCCGCCATCCTGCTCGAGGGGACTGCCCGGATGCCCGGCTGTCTGAGCTACGTCGTTGCCAGCGACCCCGCCGACGCCGATGGCCTTTGGATCACCGAAGTCTGGGACAGCCAGGAGAGTCATCGCGCCTCGCTCACCCTTCCAGCTGTGCAGGAGGCCATCGCCAAGGGACGTCCGATGATTGCCGGGTTCAGCAACCGGGTCGAAACCACGCCACTCGGCGGGCACGGCCTCCGCTGAGTCCCTGCTATTGACCAGGCCGGACCAAGACCATAACGTGAGGGGGTCGGAGACGCACCCACTCCGGAGGCGGGTGTGACAGTACCATTCCGTTCGATCGGCCTGGCCAGTGCGCTGTGCGTCGGGGGAACTGTCCTCGCCGGCCCCGTACTGGCCCAAGAACGTGGTGTTATCAAAGGCGTAGTAGTCAACTTCGACTCCCAGCCTCTCGATCAGGCCAACGTCGAAATTTTTGGGGTCAGGCGTACCCAGGTAACCAATGCAACCGGCGAGTTCCGCTTTGAGGGACTCGAGGGCGGTCCGTATTGGTTCCGGGTCAGGCGTATCGGCCATGCCCCACTCACCTTCAGCATCAGCCTGCCGAGCAACGGCGAACGAGATCTTCGGATCGAGTTGATGGCCGTTCCCTATGAGCTGCCGGAGATTTCCGTTTCGGGTGGAATGACGGACCGGCGCTTCGCCGAGTTCCACTGGCGGCAACGAGCAGGATGGGGGCGGTTCTACACGTCGGACGAAATCAGCAGAACAGGCGCGGTAGAGCTGGTCGACGTGGTC
This region of Gemmatimonadales bacterium genomic DNA includes:
- a CDS encoding antibiotic biosynthesis monooxygenase, producing MYGLIGKMSAVPGQRDALAAILLEGTARMPGCLSYVVASDPADADGLWITEVWDSQESHRASLTLPAVQEAIAKGRPMIAGFSNRVETTPLGGHGLR
- a CDS encoding carboxypeptidase regulatory-like domain-containing protein; the protein is MTVPFRSIGLASALCVGGTVLAGPVLAQERGVIKGVVVNFDSQPLDQANVEIFGVRRTQVTNATGEFRFEGLEGGPYWFRVRRIGHAPLTFSISLPSNGERDLRIELMAVPYELPEISVSGGMTDRRFAEFHWRQRAGWGRFYTSDEISRTGAVELVDVVQRGLPMFPRYVLEQAGGLNHEPSLTYMGFPGLGEAGYTYQRMSPGYLGQTANCPPGLSINGNSAMPGIPLRHIRLTDVEAVEVYRARWVPDQMRNPQTICGLIVVWLK